The Megasphaera stantonii genome includes a window with the following:
- a CDS encoding ArdC-like ssDNA-binding domain-containing protein encodes MKSEITTKTIQQLLQAFQTQEFPEKVAYALIRRSPDELRLFPCRRWSFLNTMIMVSNQTDTAMGFRQWRALNRHVVKGARAFHILVPLLKRYTPEPAPDTDTDDAPEVKQRVYGFKAVPVFRYEDTDGKPLPVKESYKPVHAPAFIEVAKNIGVQIDYGPVYANFLGYYAPAEKRIHLCSHTDGVFFHELAHAMHDYLGLAAVADSQQKEIVAEFSAAVLARIAGLTGYEGNAYQYIARYADGDSPEQVLRHIAAVIKDIEAVVTAVLRMSETNIGGIQHE; translated from the coding sequence ATGAAATCCGAAATTACAACAAAAACCATTCAACAGTTACTGCAAGCCTTCCAGACCCAGGAATTCCCGGAGAAAGTAGCCTATGCCCTCATCCGGCGTTCTCCTGACGAACTGCGTCTCTTTCCCTGCCGCCGCTGGTCGTTTCTCAATACGATGATTATGGTATCCAACCAGACAGACACGGCTATGGGATTTCGCCAATGGCGCGCACTAAACCGGCATGTCGTCAAAGGAGCGCGGGCCTTTCATATTCTCGTACCGCTTCTGAAGCGGTATACGCCGGAACCTGCGCCGGATACGGATACAGACGACGCTCCCGAAGTAAAACAACGGGTATACGGATTTAAAGCCGTTCCCGTATTCCGTTATGAAGATACGGACGGCAAGCCGCTTCCCGTAAAGGAATCGTATAAGCCCGTTCATGCGCCGGCATTTATTGAGGTCGCAAAGAACATCGGCGTCCAAATCGATTACGGCCCGGTATACGCTAATTTTCTGGGATACTATGCCCCGGCAGAGAAACGAATCCATTTATGCAGTCATACGGACGGCGTATTCTTCCATGAATTAGCGCACGCCATGCATGATTATCTGGGACTGGCCGCCGTAGCCGATAGCCAGCAAAAAGAAATCGTCGCCGAATTCTCTGCCGCCGTATTAGCGCGTATCGCCGGTCTCACGGGGTATGAAGGAAACGCCTACCAATACATTGCCCGCTATGCCGACGGCGATTCGCCGGAACAGGTATTGCGCCATATTGCTGCGGTCATTAAAGATATCGAAGCCGTGGTAACTGCGGTTCTTCGCATGTCGGAAACAAACATAGGAGGGATACAGCATGAATAG